The following coding sequences lie in one Pelecanus crispus isolate bPelCri1 chromosome 9, bPelCri1.pri, whole genome shotgun sequence genomic window:
- the UCK1 gene encoding uridine-cytidine kinase 1 has product MASAGGAEPERPRPKPFLIGVSGGTASGKSTVCEKIMELLGQNEVDHRQRKVLILSQDSFYKVLTAEQKAKALKGQYNFDHPDAFDNDLMHTTLKNIVEGKTVEVPTYDFVTHSRLAETTVVYPADVVLFEGILVFYSQDIRDMFHLRLFVDTDSDVRLSRRVLRDMKRGRDLEQILTQYTTFVKPAFEEFCLPTKKYADVIIPRGVDNMVAINLIVQHIQDILNGDICKWQRGAMNGHGRTYKRPFPEQAESSSVLVAGKRSHLESSSRPH; this is encoded by the exons atGGCCTCCGCCGGCGGCGCCGAGCCGGAGCGGCCGCGCCCCAAGCCCTTCCTCATCGGCGTCAGCGGCGGCACCGCCAGCGGCAAG TCCACAGTCTGCGAGAAGAtcatggagctgctggggcagaaCGAGGTGGACCACCGGCAGCGGAAAGTCCTCATCCTCAGCCAGGACAGCTTCTACAAGGTGCTGACCGCCGAGCAGAAGGCCAAGGCGCTGAAGGGGCAGTACAACTTCGACCACCCGG ATGCTTTTGATAATGACTTGATGCATACAACCCTGAAAAATATTGTTGAGGGCAAAACGGTGGAGGTACCAACCTACGACTTCGTGACCCATTCTAG GTTGGCAGAGACGACGGTGGTCTATCCCGCTGACGTTGTTCTCTTTGAGGGCATCCTGGTTTTCTACAGTCAAGACATTCGGGACATGTTCCATCTGCGGCTTTTTGTCGACACGGATTCTGACGTCCGGCTGTCCCGCAGGG TTCTGCGAGATATGAAACGTGGGAGAGACCTTGAGCAGATCCTCACCCAGTACACCACGTTCGTCAAGCCTGCCTTTGAGGAGTTCTGCTTACCG ACGAAGAAGTATGCAGATGTGATCATCCCCCGAGGAGTTGACAACATGG TTGCTATAAACCTCATAGTGCAGCACATTCAAGACATCTTAAATGGAGACATCTGCAAGTGGCAGCGAGGGGCAATGAACGGACACGGTCGGACCTACAAGCGCCCGTTCCCTGAACAAGCGGAGAGCAGCAGCGTGCTAGTGGCCGGCAAACGCTCCCACCTGGAGTCCAGTAGCCGTCCGCACTAA
- the PRRT1B gene encoding proline rich transmembrane protein 1B — MEGEAPAGPRGRGPAAEGAEQEGGSGAAGGLPSSGSRPEPPTGRGDGPVVVAAVTNAAFEGDPPPYSPPDPKSIHLLYPPFPAGFSQQAPVVYQPGPFPPQGVPPAPLPYTTYDGQPGTGPSPAGHGQRLPKDYMVESVLVTIFCCLLTGVIALIYSHETRAALSRGDMAQANVASKKAQSLVLFSLLFGLFVSVSWVIYVLVALYL; from the exons ATGGAGGGCGAAGcgccggccgggccccggggccgcggccccgcagccgAGGGAGCGGAGCAGgagggcggcagcggggcggccggggggctgcccagctccgGCAgccgccccgagccccccacGGGGCGTGGGGACGGGCCCGTGGTGGTGGCGGCGGTCACCAACGCGGCCTTCGAGGGGGACCCGCCGCCCTATTCGCCCCCGGACCCCAAGAGCATCCATCTCCTCTACCCGCCGTTCCCCGCCGGCTTCTCCCAGCAAGCGCCCGTCGTCTACCAGCCGGGGCCCTTCCCGCCCCAGGGCGTCCcgcctgcacccctgccctaCACCACG TACGACGGGCAGCCGGGCACGGGGCCATCGCCCGCCGGCCACGGGCAGCGCCTGCCCAAGGACTACATGGTGGAGTCGGTGCTGGTGACCatcttctgctgcctgctgacCGGGGTCATCGCCCTCATCTACTCCCACGAG ACGCGGGCTGCGCTCAGCCGCGGGGACATGGCCCAGGCGAACGTGGCATCCAAAAAGGCCCAGTCGCTGGTcctcttcagcctcctcttcgGGTTGTTCGTCTCCGTCAGCTGGGTCATCTACGTCCTGGTAGCCCTGTACCTATGA